The following are from one region of the Brienomyrus brachyistius isolate T26 chromosome 4, BBRACH_0.4, whole genome shotgun sequence genome:
- the LOC125740262 gene encoding cyclin-Y-like isoform X2: MGNTASCCVSASPKLRRNAHSRLDSYQPEPDLSREDTGCNLQHISDRENIDDLNMEYNPSDHPRASTLFLSKSQTDVREKRKSLFMNHHGRARRKYSSCSTIFLDDNTVSQPNLKHTIKCVALAIYYHIKNRDTDDRTLLDIFDEKLHPLSKSEVPSDYDKHDPEQKQIYRFVRTLFSSAQLTAECAIVTLVYLERLLTYAEMDICPGSWKRIVLGAILLASKVWDDQAVWNVDYCQILKDITVEDMNELERQFLELLQFNINVPSSVYAKYYFDLRSLSEANNLGFPLEPLSRDRAQKLEAISRLSDDKYRDSRKAAKKRSMSADHLSVVRWAPAIIS, from the exons ATGGGGAACACGGCGTCCTGCTGCGTTTCGGCGAGCCCCAAGCTCCGGAGAAACGCTCATTCTCGGCTAGATTCCTACCAGCCCGAGCCGGACCTCAGCCGAGAAGATACGGGCTGCAACCTCCAGCACATCAGCGACAGAGAGAACATCGATG ATCTGAACATGGAGTACAACCCTTCGGACCACCCACGAGCCAGCACCCTGTTTCTCAGCAAGTCGCAGACGGACG TGCGGGAAAAGCGGAAAAGTCTCTTCATGAATCAC CACGGCCGAGCGAGACGGAAATACAGCTCCTGCTCCACCATATTCCTGGATGACAACACCGTCAGTCAGCCCAACCTGAAACACACTATTAAATG CGTAGCACTGGCGATTTATTACCATATAAAGAACAG AGATACCGACGACAGGACGCTGCTAGACATCTTTGACGAGAAACTGCACCCCCTCTCG AAGTCGGAAGTGCCGTCGGATTATGACAAGCACGACCCGGAGCAGAAGCAGATTTACCGCTTCGTGCGGACCCTGTTCAGCTCGGCTCAGCTGACGGCAGAATGCGCCATCGTTACCCTG GTCTACCTGGAGAGGTTGCTGACGTACGCAGAGATGGACATCTGCCCCGGGAGCTGGAAACGCATCGTGCTGGGGGCCATCCTGCTGGCCTCCAAGGTGTGGGACGACCAGGCAGTGTGGAACGTGGACTACTGCCAGATCCTGAAGGACATCACCGTGGAGGACAT GAATGAACTGGAGCGGCAgtttctggagctgctgcagttcAACATCAACGTCCCGTCCAGCGTCTACGCCAAGTATTACTTTGACCTGCGCTCGCTGTCCGAAGCCAACAACCTGGGCTTCCCCTTGGAGCCACTCAGTCGGGACAGGGCCCAGAAGCTGGAG GCGATATCCCGGCTGTCTGATGATAAGTACAGGGACTCTCGGAAAGCGGCAAAGAAGAGGTCAATGAGCGCAGACCACCTCAGCGTCGTCCGATGGGCCCCCGCCATCATATCCTAA
- the LOC125740262 gene encoding cyclin-Y-like isoform X1, with protein MGNTASCCVSASPKLRRNAHSRLDSYQPEPDLSREDTGCNLQHISDRENIDDLNMEYNPSDHPRASTLFLSKSQTDVREKRKSLFMNHLTHILEAKHGRARRKYSSCSTIFLDDNTVSQPNLKHTIKCVALAIYYHIKNRDTDDRTLLDIFDEKLHPLSKSEVPSDYDKHDPEQKQIYRFVRTLFSSAQLTAECAIVTLVYLERLLTYAEMDICPGSWKRIVLGAILLASKVWDDQAVWNVDYCQILKDITVEDMNELERQFLELLQFNINVPSSVYAKYYFDLRSLSEANNLGFPLEPLSRDRAQKLEAISRLSDDKYRDSRKAAKKRSMSADHLSVVRWAPAIIS; from the exons ATGGGGAACACGGCGTCCTGCTGCGTTTCGGCGAGCCCCAAGCTCCGGAGAAACGCTCATTCTCGGCTAGATTCCTACCAGCCCGAGCCGGACCTCAGCCGAGAAGATACGGGCTGCAACCTCCAGCACATCAGCGACAGAGAGAACATCGATG ATCTGAACATGGAGTACAACCCTTCGGACCACCCACGAGCCAGCACCCTGTTTCTCAGCAAGTCGCAGACGGACG TGCGGGAAAAGCGGAAAAGTCTCTTCATGAATCAC TTAACACATATTTTGGAAGCTAAG CACGGCCGAGCGAGACGGAAATACAGCTCCTGCTCCACCATATTCCTGGATGACAACACCGTCAGTCAGCCCAACCTGAAACACACTATTAAATG CGTAGCACTGGCGATTTATTACCATATAAAGAACAG AGATACCGACGACAGGACGCTGCTAGACATCTTTGACGAGAAACTGCACCCCCTCTCG AAGTCGGAAGTGCCGTCGGATTATGACAAGCACGACCCGGAGCAGAAGCAGATTTACCGCTTCGTGCGGACCCTGTTCAGCTCGGCTCAGCTGACGGCAGAATGCGCCATCGTTACCCTG GTCTACCTGGAGAGGTTGCTGACGTACGCAGAGATGGACATCTGCCCCGGGAGCTGGAAACGCATCGTGCTGGGGGCCATCCTGCTGGCCTCCAAGGTGTGGGACGACCAGGCAGTGTGGAACGTGGACTACTGCCAGATCCTGAAGGACATCACCGTGGAGGACAT GAATGAACTGGAGCGGCAgtttctggagctgctgcagttcAACATCAACGTCCCGTCCAGCGTCTACGCCAAGTATTACTTTGACCTGCGCTCGCTGTCCGAAGCCAACAACCTGGGCTTCCCCTTGGAGCCACTCAGTCGGGACAGGGCCCAGAAGCTGGAG GCGATATCCCGGCTGTCTGATGATAAGTACAGGGACTCTCGGAAAGCGGCAAAGAAGAGGTCAATGAGCGCAGACCACCTCAGCGTCGTCCGATGGGCCCCCGCCATCATATCCTAA